The sequence below is a genomic window from Polaribacter vadi.
CATTAGAAGATGTTATTTGTTTGGTTTTTTTAGATTATTATTTTGATGAATTTGCAGCAAAACATACTGATGAAAAAATTATCGATATTTTAAAGAAAACTTGGGTAAAAATGTCTGATAAAGGACATCAAGCTGCACTACAACTTCCTTTTTCTGAAAAAAGTTTAGCTCTAGTAAAACAAGCGATTTCTTAAACAATTAAAAATGACAAAAAATGGCAATTCATTAGACAAAAAAACGTTTGATAAATTAAGTCGTTTATATATTATTGCCTTAAGTACAATTGCACTTTCTGTAATAATTAGTCAGATTTTGGTTCGTAAACATTTAGAAACTCAACAAAGCGATTCTACAGTAATTAATATTGCAGGTAGACAAAGAATGCTGAGTCAGAAATTAACCAAAGAAGTTGTTTCTCTTTCGGTTTCTTCTGATAAAAAAGATAGAGAAATACTTCAAAAAAACATTAAAGAAACGCTATACTTATGGAATTTTTCTCATAATTCTTTACAGAAAGGAAATGATAGCTTAGGGCTTCCTAAGCAAAATAGTGATCATATAATTAGGGAGTATAATACATTAAATCCTGTTTTTAATACCATTCTAAAAGCTTCTAATTCTATTGTTGAAAAGTTAGAAAAAGATTTATTAATTTCTGTTGATGAATTAACTTCAGACATCAAAAAAATAACCAATAATGAAGGTGAATTTTTGTTGATTATGGATAGAATTGTAAATCAGTACGATTTAGAAGCTAATAAAAAAGTTGTTTGGTTGCGTAAGTTAGAGTTCCTTTTAATGACTTTTACTTTGCTTATTCTTTTAGGTGAATTTTTATTCATTTTTTGGCCAACAGCAAAATCAGTAAAAGCAACATTATCTGAATTATTATCTGCAGAAAAGAAAGCAAAAAAAATGGCTTTTGAAGCAGATGAATTGAGTATTTCTAAAGAAAAATCAATTAAAGAATTGCGTGCATTGAGTCATGCAATGGATGAAACATTATTGTTTGCAAGAATTTCTACTAACGGTAATTTAATTCATTTTGGAAACAAGTTTTCACGTTTATTTAAACTTTCAAATTTTAAACAAGACATTTTGTTTTGGAATGTTTTATCAATTAATGAAACCGAGCAATTATTAATTGAAGACTTAATCTTTCAGCATAAAAAAACGGGTTGGCAAGGAGAGGTTAAATCAACAACAAAACAAGGAGAAGTTGTTTGGTTAGAAATGTCTATCATTCCATATAATCCATCAGAAGATAAGTCAGAATTACTAATTATAGCTTCAGAAATTACAGATAGAAAAGCTGCTCAATTAGAAATAGAAAGGTTGACAAAAGATAGTTTTGAGGAGAAAATGAGTCAACAAAAAATAATCTCGAGCAAAATTATAGAGAATCAAGAAAAAGAACAGAATAGAATTGCCAAAGATGTGCATGATGGAATTGGGCAAATGCTAACTGGTTTAAAATACAATTTAGAAAGTATTAATATTGCAGATATAGATAAAACTGCCATTAAAATAGAGCATCTAAAAGAGTTAACTACCAATATTATTAAAGGAGTTAGAACAGCAACTTTTAATTTAACACCACCAGAATTATCAGATCATGGAATTGTACCTGCAATTACAAAATTAACCCAAGAATTAGGTAGATTAACAGGAAAGGAAATTGTATTTTTTAATAAAACAGATTTTAATATTCGTTTAGATTCTTTAACAGAAATAAATATTTATAGAATTGTACAAGAAGCCATTAATAATGCTATTAAATATGCAGATTCGTCTCATATTTTAGTGTCACTTTCTCATAGTAAAAGTATGCTAAGTCTAGTTATAGATGATGATGGAAAAGGTTTTGAACCATCAAAAGTGAAGAAAGTTAAAAATGGAGATGGTGGAATGGGAATGACTTTTATGAAAGAACGCATCAAATATATAGATGGCAGGTTGTTTTTAAATTCAGAATTAGGAAAAGGGACAAGAGTTACTTTAAATATCCCTATTTAATAAATACGTAGTTTTACTTAAAAACCTTATTTTTGTACGTATAAAATATTTATAATTATGATTAATGTAGTTTTAGCAGACGACCATGTTTTGGTAAGAGATGGTATTAAAGCGCTTTTAGAAGATCAAACAGGAATTACGGTTATTGATGAAGCTTCTAATGGAAAAGAAGCGTTGGAAGTAATTTCTAAAAATAAACCAGATGTTTTAATTGTTGATATTAGAATGCCAGAAATGAACGGAATTGAAGTGGTTGCTGAAATTAATAAAAATAATTTAGATGTAAAAACGCTAGTTCTTTCTATGCACGATTCAGAAGAATATGTTGTAAAATCTATACAAGCAGGTGCAGATGGTTATTTATTGAAGGGAGCAAGTAAAGAAGAGTTTTTAA
It includes:
- a CDS encoding sensor histidine kinase, whose amino-acid sequence is MTKNGNSLDKKTFDKLSRLYIIALSTIALSVIISQILVRKHLETQQSDSTVINIAGRQRMLSQKLTKEVVSLSVSSDKKDREILQKNIKETLYLWNFSHNSLQKGNDSLGLPKQNSDHIIREYNTLNPVFNTILKASNSIVEKLEKDLLISVDELTSDIKKITNNEGEFLLIMDRIVNQYDLEANKKVVWLRKLEFLLMTFTLLILLGEFLFIFWPTAKSVKATLSELLSAEKKAKKMAFEADELSISKEKSIKELRALSHAMDETLLFARISTNGNLIHFGNKFSRLFKLSNFKQDILFWNVLSINETEQLLIEDLIFQHKKTGWQGEVKSTTKQGEVVWLEMSIIPYNPSEDKSELLIIASEITDRKAAQLEIERLTKDSFEEKMSQQKIISSKIIENQEKEQNRIAKDVHDGIGQMLTGLKYNLESINIADIDKTAIKIEHLKELTTNIIKGVRTATFNLTPPELSDHGIVPAITKLTQELGRLTGKEIVFFNKTDFNIRLDSLTEINIYRIVQEAINNAIKYADSSHILVSLSHSKSMLSLVIDDDGKGFEPSKVKKVKNGDGGMGMTFMKERIKYIDGRLFLNSELGKGTRVTLNIPI
- a CDS encoding response regulator transcription factor; the protein is MINVVLADDHVLVRDGIKALLEDQTGITVIDEASNGKEALEVISKNKPDVLIVDIRMPEMNGIEVVAEINKNNLDVKTLVLSMHDSEEYVVKSIQAGADGYLLKGASKEEFLKAVNNVAVGGKYFTGDVSTIIMNNFVSGNTSKVLKEEKDAKELPFKLTKREKQILSLVLELKNNKDIADELAISKRTAEVHRFNLMKKLEAKNLQELTTKAKEYQLL